The Blastocatellia bacterium genome window below encodes:
- the ubiA gene encoding putative 4-hydroxybenzoate polyprenyltransferase, with protein MSSLIRSTRITLEMIKIEHSLFALPFALLGALLAAGGLPSLPVIFWIVVAMVGARSSAMAFNRLVDRQYDGQNPRTKNRAIPAGLVSVGYVKVFVIVSALVFILAAAMLNRLALYLSPVALASILLYSYAKRYTAYTHLLIGWCLAIAPAGAWIAVRGRLDSPIPWFLSLAVLTWTAGFDIIYSCQDVAFDRQVGLRSLPVRYGINRALWIARALHVVTFVSLVAVAWLSGMKTLGVLGLMATAALLVRQHAIVKPHDLSRVDQAFFTTNAYISVILFLTMGADILWRSLQ; from the coding sequence GTGTCGTCGCTCATTCGCAGCACTCGCATTACGCTGGAAATGATCAAGATCGAACATTCGCTATTTGCCCTCCCATTTGCTTTGCTGGGCGCTCTGTTAGCTGCTGGTGGGCTGCCCTCATTGCCAGTGATATTTTGGATTGTTGTGGCTATGGTCGGGGCGCGCAGCAGCGCAATGGCGTTCAACCGATTGGTTGATCGGCAGTATGATGGCCAAAATCCACGCACAAAAAATCGAGCGATTCCGGCCGGTCTGGTGTCGGTCGGCTACGTCAAAGTCTTTGTTATTGTTTCCGCGCTCGTATTCATCCTGGCGGCGGCGATGCTCAATCGGTTGGCCTTGTACTTATCGCCTGTGGCGTTGGCTTCGATTTTGCTCTATTCCTATGCCAAGCGGTACACGGCCTACACCCATCTGCTGATCGGATGGTGTCTGGCCATCGCGCCGGCAGGCGCGTGGATAGCCGTGCGCGGACGTCTGGATTCACCCATTCCGTGGTTCCTGAGTCTCGCTGTTCTAACGTGGACGGCAGGCTTCGATATTATCTACTCGTGTCAGGACGTCGCCTTTGATCGTCAGGTTGGCCTGCGGTCGCTACCGGTTCGATATGGTATCAATCGTGCGCTGTGGATAGCTCGTGCGTTGCATGTGGTGACGTTTGTTAGTCTCGTGGCAGTGGCTTGGTTGTCAGGGATGAAGACGCTCGGTGTGCTGGGACTGATGGCTACGGCAGCATTGTTAGTGCGACAACATGCCATCGTCAAACCTCACGATCTGTCTCGTGTGGACCAAGCTTTTTTTACCACTAACGCCTACATCAGCGTCATTCTCTTTCTGACGATGGGTGCTGACATTCTCTGGCGTTCATTGCAATAG